In Halobaculum rubrum, the following are encoded in one genomic region:
- a CDS encoding NAD-dependent epimerase/dehydratase family protein: protein MNDARVLVTGGAGFIGSNLANTLAAAGNDVIALDNEYLGTSENLSEDVEYLKADVLDDDLPTDVDVVFHLAALSSRQMLEENPRQGARVNIEGFVNVVEQAHADGCDTVVYASTSSAYGSRTEPSPEDMDLEASTGYDASMLGRERYAEYYNDFYDGLTCAGARFFSVYQGYGGAEGHKGEYANTVSQFTDDIANGEAPVLWGDGSQTRDFTHVDDIVRGLEAIADNELAGVYNLGTGDPYSFNEMIELINDALGTDVEPEYEPIPLENYVHDTCADISRIREATGWEPEIDFEEGVRRVCEPYLDGT, encoded by the coding sequence ATGAACGACGCACGCGTGCTGGTCACCGGCGGCGCGGGGTTCATCGGATCGAACCTCGCGAACACGCTGGCCGCGGCCGGCAACGACGTGATCGCGCTCGACAACGAGTACCTCGGAACGTCCGAGAACCTCTCCGAGGACGTCGAGTACCTAAAGGCCGACGTGCTCGACGACGACCTCCCGACGGACGTGGACGTCGTGTTCCACCTCGCGGCGCTGTCGTCGCGGCAGATGCTCGAGGAGAACCCCCGGCAGGGCGCTCGCGTCAACATCGAGGGGTTCGTCAACGTCGTCGAACAGGCCCACGCGGACGGCTGTGACACGGTCGTGTACGCGTCGACCTCCTCGGCGTACGGGAGCCGGACGGAGCCCAGCCCCGAGGACATGGATCTCGAGGCGTCGACGGGCTATGACGCATCCATGCTCGGGCGCGAGCGCTACGCGGAGTACTACAACGACTTCTACGACGGCCTGACCTGTGCCGGCGCGCGCTTCTTCTCGGTGTATCAGGGGTACGGCGGCGCCGAGGGGCACAAAGGCGAGTACGCCAACACCGTCTCGCAGTTCACCGACGACATCGCCAACGGCGAGGCGCCGGTGCTGTGGGGCGACGGCTCCCAGACGCGCGACTTCACCCACGTCGACGACATCGTCCGCGGACTGGAGGCGATCGCCGACAACGAGCTGGCCGGCGTGTACAACCTCGGGACTGGCGACCCGTACTCCTTCAACGAGATGATCGAGCTGATCAACGACGCGCTCGGCACCGACGTCGAGCCGGAGTACGAGCCGATCCCGCTGGAGAACTACGTCCACGACACCTGCGCCGACATCTCGAGGATCCGCGAGGCCACCGGCTGGGAGCCAGAGATCGACTTCGAGGAGGGTGTCCGGCGGGTTTGTGAGCCGTACCTCGACGGAACGTAG
- a CDS encoding HTH domain-containing protein, translating to MSSIELTDSQRKILNELVNLYREEEDAVKGETIADAVGRNAGTIRNQMQSLKALQLVEGVPGPKGGYKPTATAFEALDLQNLDEPASTPLFHDGDRLENVNVQEINLTSVHHPELCRAEIHVQGSVRDFHEGDSVSVGPTPLSKLVIDGTVDGKDDTASVLILKLDGMEAPSEPPEH from the coding sequence ATGTCGTCCATCGAGCTTACAGACAGTCAGCGGAAGATCCTCAACGAACTGGTGAACCTCTACCGCGAGGAGGAGGACGCCGTCAAAGGCGAGACGATCGCCGACGCCGTCGGCCGCAACGCCGGCACGATCCGCAACCAGATGCAGAGCCTGAAGGCCCTCCAGTTGGTCGAGGGCGTACCCGGACCGAAGGGCGGGTACAAGCCGACCGCGACCGCCTTCGAGGCGCTGGACCTGCAGAACCTCGACGAACCGGCGTCGACGCCGCTGTTTCACGATGGCGACCGTCTCGAGAACGTGAACGTCCAGGAGATCAACCTCACGTCGGTCCACCACCCCGAACTGTGCCGCGCGGAGATCCACGTCCAGGGATCGGTGCGCGACTTCCACGAGGGCGACTCCGTCAGCGTCGGGCCGACCCCGCTGTCGAAGCTCGTCATCGACGGGACGGTCGACGGGAAGGACGACACCGCCTCGGTGCTCATCCTCAAGCTCGACGGGATGGAGGCGCCGTCGGAACCGCCCGAGCACTGA